The following proteins come from a genomic window of Pseudomonas putida:
- the gcvT gene encoding glycine cleavage system aminomethyltransferase GcvT, protein MGQRTLLYDLHLALGAKTVDFGGWDMPLHYGSQVEEHHQVRSDCGVFDVSHMTVIDIDGADATVWLQRLLANDVARLAGVGKALYSPLLNEEGGVIDDLIAYRTENGYRLITNAATRANVLAWLEARSTGFSVGFKVRPDLAILAIQGPQAREKVAALLSASRAALIRELRPFEGVGEGDWFIARTGYTGEDGLEIILPGHEAVAFFNDLVGAGIAPSGLGARDTLRLEAGMNLYGQDIDEDHTPLTSNLGWSIAWEPAERDFIGRAGLLAEIERGVQDKLVGLVLEERGVLRAHQVVRVAGIGEGEITSGSFSPTLSKSIALARVPMATGDRAEVEIRGKWYPVRVVKPTFVRHGKILI, encoded by the coding sequence ATGGGACAGCGCACGCTTTTGTACGACTTGCACCTGGCGCTAGGCGCCAAGACAGTCGATTTCGGTGGCTGGGACATGCCCCTGCACTACGGCTCGCAAGTCGAAGAGCACCATCAGGTGCGCAGTGACTGTGGGGTGTTCGATGTTTCCCACATGACCGTGATCGACATAGATGGTGCCGATGCCACCGTCTGGCTGCAGCGTTTGCTGGCCAACGACGTTGCCCGCCTTGCGGGTGTCGGCAAGGCTCTGTACAGCCCGCTGCTCAACGAAGAGGGCGGGGTTATCGATGACCTAATCGCCTACCGCACGGAAAATGGCTACCGGCTGATCACCAATGCCGCCACCCGCGCCAATGTGTTGGCGTGGCTGGAGGCCCGCAGTACCGGCTTCTCGGTCGGTTTCAAGGTGCGCCCTGACCTGGCCATTCTCGCCATCCAGGGGCCCCAGGCCCGCGAGAAGGTCGCAGCCTTGCTCAGCGCTTCGCGCGCTGCGCTTATCCGTGAGCTGCGCCCGTTCGAAGGGGTTGGCGAGGGCGACTGGTTCATTGCCCGCACCGGTTACACCGGTGAAGACGGGTTGGAAATCATCCTGCCGGGCCATGAGGCCGTGGCCTTCTTCAACGACCTGGTCGGCGCTGGCATCGCCCCCAGTGGCCTTGGCGCCCGCGACACCTTGCGCCTGGAGGCCGGCATGAACCTGTACGGCCAGGATATCGATGAAGACCACACCCCGCTTACCTCCAACCTGGGCTGGAGCATCGCCTGGGAGCCGGCCGAGCGCGATTTCATCGGCCGCGCTGGCCTGCTGGCGGAAATCGAGCGCGGCGTGCAGGACAAGCTGGTCGGCCTGGTGCTGGAGGAGCGCGGTGTTTTGCGCGCCCATCAGGTGGTTCGCGTTGCCGGCATTGGCGAAGGGGAGATCACCAGTGGTAGTTTCTCTCCTACGCTGAGCAAATCCATTGCCCTGGCGCGTGT